One genomic region from Phragmites australis chromosome 1, lpPhrAust1.1, whole genome shotgun sequence encodes:
- the LOC133889953 gene encoding uclacyanin 1-like — MIMPSAVKVAEMKALICVAVALSLIHVVMAADYVVGNPAGGWDGRTDYKSWAAAQTFAPGDTLTFKYNSFHNVLEVTKDAFEACITTNPISYDNSGSTTIELTMPGRRYFICGGPGHCLAGMKMEVNVVDRPAPTTPSPPPLLPPPGQAKRRSAPASMPLTPAPMAWAPSPRSWSPTPVPAAASPRRVGHKKHRKRQCPPKAAPARFPTVQSVEADFPFAALAPMSPPPPPPPTSGGLAVLRAKWGQVTGALAALMGFMLLAL; from the exons ATGATCATGCCTTCTGCGGTGAAGGTGGCAGAGATGAAGGCGCTGATCTGCGTCGCCGTGGCGTTGTCACTGATCCACGTCGTGATGGCCGCCGATTACGTTGTCGGCAACCCGGCCGGCGGCTGGGACGGGAGGACTGACTACAAGTCCTGGGCTGCAGCCCAAACTTTCGCTCCAGGAGACACCCTGA CATTCAAGTACAACTCGTTCCACAACGTCCTCGAAGTGACCAAGGACGCCTTCGAAGCGTGCATCACGACCAACCCAATCTCCTACGACAACAGCGGCAGCACCACCATTGAGCTCACCATGCCGGGGAGGCGCTACTTCATCTGCGGTGGCCCGGGACACTGCCTGGCTGGTATGAAGATGGAGGTGAACGTCGTCGACCGCCCTGCGCCCACGACACCCagtccgccgccgctgcttccaCCGCCAGGACAAGCAAAGAGGCGGTCTGCACCAGCGTCAATGCCGTTAACACCGGCACCTATGGCATGGGCACCATCGCCAAGGTCGTGGTCACCGACGCCAGTACCCGCGGCTGCATCGCCGAGACGTGTAGGGCACAAGAAGCACAGGAAGAGACAATGCCCGCCTAAAGCTGCACCGGCACGGTTCCCCACGGTGCAGTCCGTGGAGGCAGATTTTCCTTTCGCAGCGTTGGCGCCAATGTCaccccctccgccgccaccaccgacTTCGGGCGGGCTTGCCGTGCTGCGAGCAAAGTGGGGCCAGGTCACAGGGGCGCTAGCAGCTCTTATGGGGTTCATGCTTTTAGCCCTGTGA